The following proteins are co-located in the Acidobacteriota bacterium genome:
- a CDS encoding tetratricopeptide repeat protein has product MTRALRNAVLTLTALLLLTGVLFGQAQGRVQGTVVDENGDPIQGVKVTITAENFAFEEVKTTDKKGRFAILFVDATRVYDFVFEKEGYVNVKQPLKPIIGDNMRQEFVVPTVGAEGAKQGTGTDSGPSTNPAINTFNDGVTAFQEGDLETAKAKFLKAAEQDRKLVEPYSALAGIYIDEGNNDQALAMASKVLELEPGNSRALRVQYDVYREQGNDAEADAVLEQLKEADGGTDTAVRIFNEGAEAARLGDLDAARARFEEAVELDPELAAGHNALARVYFLQEEFEKSIAAADLAMEIDPGMTADVLKFKYESYRGLGQDQAALEVFQQMSAEDPEGTARALFDQGEAMYDGGNIAGAAAAFEQVLAADPTYLRAHYYLGLCYVNSGESAKAKEHLQKFIDEVPDDPEVGTAKEMLSYLG; this is encoded by the coding sequence ATGACCCGAGCGTTGCGTAACGCTGTTCTGACCCTCACAGCACTCCTGCTGCTGACCGGAGTGCTCTTCGGCCAGGCCCAGGGGCGCGTGCAGGGAACCGTCGTCGACGAGAACGGAGACCCGATCCAGGGGGTCAAGGTCACGATCACGGCGGAGAACTTCGCCTTCGAAGAGGTGAAGACAACGGACAAGAAGGGGCGCTTCGCGATCCTCTTCGTCGATGCGACGCGGGTCTACGACTTCGTCTTCGAAAAGGAAGGCTACGTCAACGTCAAGCAACCCCTGAAGCCGATCATCGGCGACAACATGCGGCAGGAGTTCGTGGTGCCCACCGTCGGCGCCGAGGGCGCCAAGCAGGGTACCGGTACGGACAGCGGCCCGTCCACCAATCCCGCCATCAACACGTTCAATGATGGCGTGACGGCCTTCCAGGAGGGCGATCTGGAAACCGCCAAGGCCAAGTTCCTGAAGGCGGCGGAGCAGGATCGCAAGCTGGTGGAGCCGTACTCCGCCCTCGCCGGCATCTACATCGACGAAGGCAACAACGATCAGGCCCTCGCCATGGCCAGCAAGGTGCTGGAGCTGGAGCCGGGAAACTCCCGCGCCCTGCGGGTGCAGTACGACGTTTACCGGGAACAGGGTAATGACGCCGAGGCGGATGCGGTGCTCGAGCAGCTCAAGGAAGCCGACGGCGGCACCGACACCGCGGTGCGGATTTTCAACGAGGGCGCCGAAGCGGCTCGCCTGGGCGATCTCGACGCCGCCCGGGCGCGCTTTGAGGAGGCGGTGGAACTGGATCCGGAACTGGCCGCCGGCCATAACGCCCTCGCCCGGGTCTACTTCCTGCAGGAAGAGTTCGAGAAGTCGATCGCGGCGGCAGACCTGGCGATGGAAATCGATCCCGGCATGACCGCCGACGTCTTGAAATTCAAGTACGAGTCGTACCGCGGCTTGGGGCAGGACCAGGCGGCCCTCGAAGTCTTCCAGCAGATGTCCGCGGAGGATCCTGAAGGAACCGCCCGGGCGCTCTTCGACCAGGGCGAAGCGATGTACGACGGCGGCAACATCGCCGGCGCCGCGGCCGCCTTCGAGCAGGTCCTGGCGGCGGATCCGACCTACCTGCGCGCCCATTACTACCTCGGTCTCTGCTATGTGAACAGCGGTGAGAGCGCCAAGGCCAAGGAGCACCTGCAGAAGTTTATCGACGAGGTGCCGGACGATCCCGAAGTGGGCACGGCGAAGGAAATGCTGAGCTACCTCGGCTAG
- a CDS encoding TonB-dependent receptor: MNSKWIKGLAVAAIVLLVVPAAFAQTTGRVDGSVVDDSGAALPGVTITLTSPSLQGDRVAVTGAEGKFRFVGLPVGDYDLTAALDGFSNLEQGGIDVGLGRTVNLQLTMSPAFGDQVTVSGAAPIIDTTSTTGGASFGEDLFEELPTTRTFAGLAFAAPGVVGGGLGDNPSIGGASAAENRYVIDGLDTTDPAFGTTGTAVPFEFIKEVEVKTGGYEAEFGGALGGILNVVTKSGGNELEGDIFGYWSDDSLQSDSPSTAVFGTDLGFTEYDFGAAVGGKLIQDKLWYFVAINPSVVENNYTSRGDLTTYAEEEESLFYAGKLTWQLNPSHQVVFSLFGDPRERTNDGVRNSAGIVASNSDRGANNYGVTYNGTLSSSLFAEVSVGAYDETFEVEPLTDAPFYSLRSFGGQSEAIFDASFPCYSTGQFDTRFVANAGCRGGTFVQESGDSERQEARGALTWFGATGPVDHEIKVGTTVRAVEYTDAAHYPGAVAGPAADETGFVYDPQGLAGQRWLLLDNAGGFGLLIEYDQDSVGETDEAALYVQDRVRLNDYFSLNLGVRADQFESTGSATAASRSNPSANSTQALDFGFSDMVAPRIGFTWDVFQNGRSKLYGHYGEFYESVPLDINARAFGNEQFNFYYFYYPTNGNLPTAANPGTHFYTYALGVGVGVSDDIEPMYTTETLVGFEYEVMPNVALGIKYTERGIENVIEDISVDGGQTYFITNPGGITTVNPVTGAPLASPAVFPEPVRDYEAIELTINKRFTNNWQLYSSYVNSENFGNYGGLFRQDNGQLDPNITSLYDLPSLLVGAEGLLPNDREHQFKIYGSYLWPFKLITGFYGQFLSGTPISQLGAHPIYGTSERFVTPRGSFGRTPDVWNLDLHVEYPIEFGNGVELKLIGDIFNVTDEQEATTVDQDWTFERLTATPTPPDCGGPGTGRGTACPNGNPNFGTPTTFQAPRTVRFGVKLAF, translated from the coding sequence ATGAATTCTAAGTGGATCAAAGGCTTGGCCGTCGCGGCGATTGTGCTGCTGGTGGTCCCCGCCGCCTTCGCCCAGACGACCGGTCGTGTCGACGGTTCCGTCGTGGACGACAGCGGCGCGGCCCTTCCGGGCGTGACGATCACGCTCACCAGCCCGAGCTTGCAGGGTGACCGTGTCGCGGTGACCGGCGCCGAAGGCAAGTTCCGTTTCGTCGGCCTGCCGGTCGGCGACTACGACCTGACGGCGGCCCTCGACGGCTTCTCGAACCTTGAGCAGGGCGGCATCGATGTCGGCCTGGGACGCACCGTCAACCTCCAGCTCACCATGAGCCCCGCCTTCGGTGACCAGGTCACCGTCAGCGGCGCCGCGCCGATCATCGACACCACCAGCACCACCGGTGGCGCCAGCTTCGGCGAGGATCTGTTCGAAGAGCTCCCCACCACCCGTACCTTCGCCGGTCTGGCCTTTGCGGCGCCGGGCGTGGTCGGCGGCGGCCTGGGCGACAACCCCTCCATCGGTGGCGCCTCCGCCGCTGAGAACCGCTACGTGATCGATGGTCTCGACACCACCGATCCGGCCTTCGGCACCACCGGTACCGCGGTGCCTTTCGAGTTCATCAAGGAGGTCGAGGTCAAGACCGGTGGCTACGAGGCCGAGTTCGGTGGCGCCCTGGGCGGCATCCTCAACGTCGTGACCAAGTCCGGTGGCAACGAGCTGGAAGGCGACATCTTCGGCTACTGGTCCGACGACAGCCTGCAGTCCGACAGCCCGTCGACGGCGGTCTTCGGCACCGACCTGGGCTTCACCGAGTATGACTTCGGCGCCGCCGTCGGCGGCAAACTCATCCAGGACAAGCTGTGGTACTTCGTGGCCATCAATCCGTCGGTCGTCGAGAACAACTACACCAGCCGGGGCGATCTCACCACCTATGCCGAGGAGGAGGAGTCCCTCTTCTACGCCGGCAAGCTCACCTGGCAGCTCAACCCTAGCCATCAGGTGGTCTTCTCGCTGTTCGGTGACCCTCGCGAGCGCACGAATGACGGCGTCCGCAACAGTGCCGGTATCGTGGCCAGCAACTCCGACCGCGGCGCCAACAACTACGGCGTCACCTACAACGGCACCTTGTCCTCGAGCCTGTTTGCCGAGGTCAGTGTGGGCGCCTACGACGAGACTTTCGAAGTCGAGCCGCTGACCGATGCGCCCTTCTACTCTCTTCGCAGTTTTGGAGGTCAGTCCGAGGCAATCTTTGACGCCAGCTTCCCGTGCTACTCCACGGGGCAGTTCGATACGCGATTCGTCGCTAACGCCGGCTGCCGCGGCGGCACCTTCGTCCAGGAGTCCGGTGACTCCGAGCGGCAGGAAGCTCGCGGCGCTCTGACCTGGTTCGGGGCTACGGGACCGGTCGATCACGAAATCAAGGTCGGCACCACCGTGCGTGCGGTCGAGTACACCGACGCTGCCCACTACCCGGGTGCCGTCGCCGGTCCGGCCGCAGACGAGACGGGCTTCGTCTACGATCCGCAAGGCCTTGCCGGACAGCGCTGGTTGCTCTTAGATAACGCCGGAGGTTTCGGTCTGCTCATCGAGTACGACCAGGATTCCGTCGGTGAGACCGACGAGGCTGCGCTCTACGTGCAGGATCGCGTTCGTCTGAACGACTACTTCTCCTTGAACCTCGGTGTCCGCGCCGACCAGTTCGAGTCGACCGGTTCGGCGACGGCGGCTTCCCGCAGCAACCCCTCGGCAAACTCTACCCAGGCCCTGGACTTCGGCTTCAGCGACATGGTCGCGCCGCGTATCGGTTTCACCTGGGACGTGTTCCAGAACGGCCGTTCGAAGCTCTACGGTCACTACGGTGAGTTCTACGAGTCTGTGCCGCTCGACATCAACGCTCGCGCGTTCGGTAACGAGCAGTTCAACTTCTACTACTTCTACTACCCGACGAACGGCAACCTGCCGACGGCCGCCAACCCCGGCACGCACTTCTACACCTACGCGCTGGGCGTTGGCGTTGGCGTGAGCGACGACATCGAGCCGATGTACACCACCGAGACCCTGGTGGGCTTCGAGTACGAGGTGATGCCGAACGTTGCGCTGGGTATCAAGTACACCGAGCGCGGCATCGAGAACGTGATCGAGGACATCTCGGTCGACGGTGGCCAGACCTACTTCATCACCAACCCGGGCGGCATCACGACCGTTAACCCGGTGACCGGTGCGCCGCTGGCGTCGCCGGCCGTGTTCCCGGAGCCGGTGCGTGACTACGAGGCCATCGAGCTTACGATCAACAAGCGCTTCACCAACAACTGGCAGCTCTACTCCAGCTACGTGAATTCGGAGAACTTTGGCAACTACGGCGGTCTCTTCCGCCAGGACAACGGCCAGCTCGACCCGAACATCACCTCGTTGTACGACCTGCCGTCCCTGTTGGTCGGTGCCGAAGGCCTGCTGCCGAACGATCGCGAGCACCAGTTCAAGATCTACGGCTCCTACCTGTGGCCCTTCAAGCTGATCACCGGCTTCTACGGGCAGTTCCTGTCCGGTACGCCGATCAGCCAGTTGGGTGCCCACCCGATCTACGGCACCAGCGAGCGCTTCGTCACGCCTCGCGGTTCCTTCGGTCGGACCCCGGACGTTTGGAACCTCGACCTCCACGTCGAGTACCCGATCGAGTTCGGTAACGGTGTCGAGCTGAAGCTCATCGGCGACATCTTCAATGTCACCGATGAGCAGGAGGCGACGACTGTTGACCAGGACTGGACGTTCGAACGTTTGACGGCGACGCCCACTCCACCGGACTGCGGCGGTCCGGGTACCGGTAGGGGCACTGCGTGCCCGAATGGCAACCCGAACTTCGGCACCCCGACGACCTTCCAGGCACCTCGCACGGTGCGGTTCGGCGTGAAGCTCGCTTTCTAA